In a single window of the Candidatus Eremiobacteraceae bacterium genome:
- a CDS encoding peptidoglycan DD-metalloendopeptidase family protein, producing the protein MRGTRAALAAAIAAAALIGAAKPTPVPISEQIKHTQDVLNRTQAKVHNTRLKVRQARYKVLSISQQLSDTNDNIARVDDTLDGLDRSIRQIELRLGIRRHQLDATRASLYRHRTALNGRLVDVYEYGPVSYVDVLVASTSFADFVVRWDFVRAIIKSDSILISGINTEQTKYEHFVAGLEQTQAQLVAAHDEKRTEEGQLSALAEERRQLLGVAQQQRNVIAQQLVELEGLTAQEEARLQALIVEKQREDYLATLAARRAAQAARRAAAIAAGLPPPPESPLGGPVSFIWPVRGPITSPFGMRTDPVTGRYALHSGIDIGVDYGTPIRAAADGLIIYVGWYGGYGNLITIDNGDSYSTLYAHCSAMYVSVNQRVQRGQVIGAVGATGYATGPHLHFEIRKNGVPIDPLGKL; encoded by the coding sequence ATGCGTGGGACTCGCGCCGCGCTGGCGGCCGCAATCGCCGCCGCGGCACTCATAGGCGCCGCCAAGCCGACGCCCGTTCCCATCAGCGAACAGATCAAGCACACGCAAGACGTCCTGAACCGCACGCAAGCGAAGGTCCACAACACGCGGCTCAAGGTCAGACAAGCGCGCTACAAAGTGCTCAGCATCTCGCAGCAGCTCAGCGACACGAACGACAACATCGCGCGCGTCGACGACACGCTCGATGGTCTCGACCGCTCCATCCGCCAGATCGAACTGCGCCTCGGCATCCGGCGTCACCAGCTCGACGCCACGCGCGCGAGCTTGTACCGGCACCGTACCGCTCTGAACGGCCGTCTTGTTGACGTCTACGAATACGGTCCGGTTTCGTACGTCGACGTCCTCGTGGCCTCGACGTCATTCGCCGACTTCGTCGTGCGCTGGGATTTCGTGCGCGCGATCATCAAGTCGGATTCCATACTGATCTCCGGCATCAACACCGAGCAGACGAAGTACGAGCACTTTGTGGCGGGCCTGGAGCAGACGCAGGCGCAACTCGTCGCGGCTCACGATGAGAAGCGCACAGAAGAGGGCCAGCTTTCGGCCTTAGCAGAGGAACGGCGCCAGCTTCTCGGCGTGGCACAGCAGCAGCGAAATGTCATCGCGCAGCAATTGGTCGAACTCGAAGGTCTCACAGCGCAAGAAGAGGCCCGCCTGCAAGCTCTCATCGTGGAGAAGCAGCGCGAAGACTATCTCGCCACCCTCGCCGCGCGCCGCGCGGCACAAGCCGCCCGAAGAGCCGCAGCGATCGCGGCGGGCCTGCCGCCCCCGCCCGAGTCGCCGCTTGGCGGTCCGGTATCATTCATATGGCCGGTCAGGGGACCGATCACTTCGCCCTTCGGGATGCGCACGGACCCGGTAACCGGACGCTACGCGCTGCATTCAGGCATCGACATAGGCGTCGACTACGGCACGCCCATCCGCGCAGCAGCCGACGGCTTGATCATCTATGTAGGCTGGTACGGCGGGTACGGCAACCTCATCACCATCGACAACGGCGACTCCTACTCGACGTTATACGCTCATTGCTCGGCGATGTACGTGAGCGTCAATCAACGAGTCCAGCGTGGACAAGTGATCGGCGCCGTGGGAGCCACCGGCTATGCGACGGGCCCGCACCTCCATTTTGAGATAAGGAAGAACGGTGTCCCTATCGACCCGCTTGGAAAGCTGTGA
- the ftsX gene encoding permease-like cell division protein FtsX, whose product MDWGKVRFFWSEVAQNFTRNLTMAVTAVGTVAVSVVLLGTILFLHESFAIFMKQVVGQVTIAAYLKDNSPKAMVDGTMRVMKSDPRVQSVTFVSKKQAMDGLRDRLRGQMNLNLINTNPLPDAIMIHPADPNDAAAIAKRLQGLPSVATVNYRSDVTQKLLRVESVLGAVGLGVVGLLLAATALLIYNTIRLTVFARRSEIHIMQLVGATHWTVRWPFVFEGILTGVAGAVIGIALLEFAYRTFAPKLAIDLPFLPFNFAVVPVGTIALELLGTGALIGMLASMLSVSRYLRST is encoded by the coding sequence TTGGATTGGGGTAAAGTCCGGTTTTTCTGGTCCGAAGTCGCGCAAAATTTCACGCGCAACCTCACGATGGCGGTCACCGCAGTGGGCACCGTTGCGGTTTCCGTGGTCCTCTTGGGGACGATACTGTTCCTCCACGAATCGTTCGCCATCTTCATGAAGCAAGTGGTCGGGCAGGTCACGATCGCGGCCTACCTCAAGGACAATTCACCCAAGGCTATGGTCGACGGCACGATGCGCGTCATGAAGTCCGACCCGCGGGTGCAGTCCGTCACGTTCGTCTCCAAAAAGCAAGCGATGGACGGATTGCGCGATCGCTTGCGCGGCCAGATGAACCTGAATCTCATCAACACAAACCCGCTTCCCGATGCCATCATGATCCATCCGGCGGATCCAAATGACGCCGCTGCGATAGCGAAGCGGCTCCAAGGTCTGCCGTCCGTCGCAACCGTCAACTATCGAAGCGACGTCACGCAGAAGCTGTTGCGCGTGGAATCGGTGCTCGGCGCGGTGGGGCTCGGGGTGGTGGGGCTGCTGCTCGCCGCCACCGCGCTTTTGATCTACAACACCATCCGTTTGACGGTTTTTGCGCGCAGGAGCGAGATCCACATCATGCAGCTTGTCGGTGCGACCCATTGGACCGTGCGCTGGCCGTTCGTGTTCGAAGGCATCTTGACCGGGGTCGCGGGCGCGGTGATCGGCATCGCGCTCTTGGAATTCGCGTATCGCACGTTTGCACCGAAGCTCGCCATCGACTTGCCGTTCCTGCCGTTCAATTTCGCGGTCGTGCCGGTGGGGACCATCGCTCTCGAATTGCTCGGCACGGGTGCGCTCATCGGGATGTTGGCGAGCATGTTGTCGGTCAGCCGGTATTTGCGGTCCACCTGA
- the ftsE gene encoding cell division ATP-binding protein FtsE: MIVFKGVGLVYPNGVHALSDIDLELGRGEFVFLVGGTGQGKSSLLKCIYREAEPTTGEVDIDGIPLRGIAPGQIPFLRRKVGVVFQDFKLLQQKTVWENVAYALQVTGASSRDVMRRVPRMLELVGIAHKSKMFPYELSGGEQQRTAIARSLVNNPLILLCDEPTGNLDPETSNEIMALLARINAKGTTVVVATHNQAVVDRMRRRVVRLTNGRIAHDQERGHYHIGLG, from the coding sequence ATGATCGTCTTCAAAGGCGTAGGGCTCGTCTATCCAAATGGCGTTCATGCGCTGTCGGATATCGATCTCGAGCTCGGGCGGGGCGAGTTCGTCTTCTTAGTCGGCGGAACCGGACAAGGCAAATCCAGTCTGCTGAAGTGCATCTACCGAGAGGCCGAACCCACGACCGGCGAGGTCGACATCGACGGCATTCCCTTGCGGGGCATAGCGCCCGGCCAAATCCCGTTTCTGCGCCGCAAAGTCGGCGTCGTCTTTCAAGACTTCAAGTTGCTCCAGCAAAAGACCGTCTGGGAGAACGTCGCCTACGCGCTGCAAGTGACGGGCGCGAGCTCGCGTGACGTGATGCGCCGGGTTCCCCGCATGCTCGAGCTCGTGGGCATCGCGCACAAGAGCAAGATGTTTCCGTACGAGCTCTCCGGCGGCGAACAGCAGCGGACCGCGATCGCGCGTTCTCTCGTGAACAACCCGTTGATCCTGCTCTGCGACGAACCCACTGGAAATCTCGACCCCGAGACCTCGAACGAAATCATGGCGCTGCTCGCGCGCATCAACGCCAAAGGCACAACCGTCGTCGTTGCGACGCACAACCAAGCCGTCGTCGACCGCATGCGCCGGCGGGTGGTGCGGCTCACCAACGGCCGCATCGCGCACGACCAAGAACGGGGTCACTACCACATTGGATTGGGGTAA
- a CDS encoding acyl-CoA dehydrogenase family protein, whose amino-acid sequence MDFDLTPEQLDVQKLCREFAEGEIAPHAQEWDATATFPLDTIKQMGKLGLLGLPFPEAYGGSGADTISYALAVMEIGRGDASAGITMAAHVSLGASPIFMFGTEEQKQRWLVPLAQGEQLWAFGLTEPQAGSDAGATKTTADLKSGDWTINGTKCFITNAGTAITGGVTITAVTGTSGDGRPEISTIIVPQETPGYTRAKPYKKMGWRASDTRELSFQNAKVPEDHLLGPRGRGFKQFLDVLDGGRISVGALSVGLAQACYDAAASYAKDRHQFGKAISKFQAIQFQLVDMAVEIELARTAVLKAAWLKDQGREFATAAAMAKLYSGEVSRRCANAAVQIHGGYGFMDEYPVSRYWRDCKINEIGEGTNEVQRMVIGRLLGF is encoded by the coding sequence ATGGATTTCGATCTCACGCCCGAGCAGTTGGACGTGCAGAAACTCTGTCGCGAGTTCGCGGAGGGCGAAATTGCGCCTCACGCACAAGAGTGGGACGCGACTGCGACTTTCCCGCTCGACACGATCAAGCAGATGGGAAAACTCGGTCTGCTTGGCCTGCCGTTTCCCGAAGCATATGGCGGCTCCGGCGCCGACACGATTTCGTACGCGCTCGCGGTGATGGAGATCGGCCGCGGCGACGCTTCGGCCGGTATCACGATGGCTGCGCATGTTTCGCTCGGCGCGTCGCCGATCTTCATGTTCGGCACCGAAGAGCAAAAGCAACGCTGGCTCGTGCCGCTCGCACAAGGCGAACAGTTGTGGGCGTTCGGCCTCACCGAACCGCAGGCCGGCTCCGATGCCGGCGCGACCAAGACCACCGCCGACCTAAAATCCGGTGATTGGACGATCAACGGGACCAAGTGTTTCATCACCAACGCCGGCACCGCGATCACGGGCGGCGTCACGATCACGGCGGTCACCGGAACATCGGGTGACGGCCGGCCCGAAATCTCCACCATCATCGTGCCGCAAGAAACGCCGGGCTATACTCGTGCCAAACCCTACAAGAAAATGGGCTGGCGTGCGTCGGACACGCGCGAGTTATCGTTTCAAAACGCGAAGGTGCCCGAGGACCATCTGCTCGGCCCACGCGGACGCGGATTCAAGCAGTTCCTCGACGTGCTCGACGGCGGCCGCATCAGCGTCGGCGCACTTTCTGTAGGACTCGCGCAGGCCTGTTACGACGCGGCGGCCAGCTATGCAAAAGACCGGCACCAATTCGGCAAGGCCATCTCGAAGTTCCAAGCGATCCAATTTCAATTGGTCGACATGGCGGTGGAGATCGAGCTCGCTCGCACGGCGGTGCTCAAAGCCGCGTGGCTGAAAGACCAGGGCCGGGAATTCGCGACCGCAGCCGCGATGGCAAAGCTCTATTCGGGCGAAGTGTCGCGCCGTTGCGCCAACGCGGCAGTGCAGATCCACGGCGGCTACGGATTTATGGACGAGTATCCGGTCTCGCGCTATTGGCGCGACTGCAAGATCAACGAAATCGGCGAAGGCACCAACGAAGTGCAGCGCATGGTGATCGGCCGCCTGCTAGGATTCTAA
- a CDS encoding TonB-dependent receptor, protein MGIKGLLRIAVLAIVAMLVQGTWVLAGTTGSISGTVTDQNGAPVAGVRITAASPSQNAGVTTDAKGFYAVLNLAPDTYNITASKTGFDPSTLEGVTVTADQNTNGDLKVHATTAVLGHVTATAQAGAVSKTVTGDLYAVNASKIAGYQGSSGGAESLYSQNAVVGSLPGVVRAVGTGGTYNGQGTLSLRGGAYDQVGFELEGIPLNRGFDFFNGTALATNGLASVEVYTGGAPADSGRAMSGFINGTIQRGRYPGGADFSGSFGGQAFAHALQLAMYGATPDGRFNYYVSTQSNDQSFLYGDRGNEDNYHFNVGANEVNCSNVVGRFGFQTTDPAAPQFYNCGVAHNYNVPMGQSFFTNNALPYNQARDTAANLHWTFTHNGLSDDFQALAVMGTTGGPFPYSGSNLDPNFYGFETGGGSDPATGRLLWPIGNPWKGGLNQPYDPAKLGVYTWPTAGGSIGAIPEGFTDSQSTQYNIEKLGYTRSLTDTSFVRLFAYSLYSGWAIDEPTEGLNGGTFYTLHDNATGVSLNYQNQFNSKNLIKFDADYSKDLTLRYNYANWLVMQDQGLSVNAAGGYVVCGDLASNKLTTNAPNHQACGDPGYTNVAQINGPYAYWSSTTPITSDVVLADSYKPSDKLNFDLGVRYDQFKFALMPLQLTGAGGIAEESQNRYGLCLNGYAYAAGEPCNGYLTTLAGTPGTSGFNPALLPGAAKWQDVNGDLMFNEFSPRFGVTYAASPSDVFRASVGRYVQPPNSAFEEYRAAPQFGVGETVAVLNRFYNGLGFLAVHNVQPEDSTNYDFSYEHDFGSGLSFKLTPYARTTRGQVLNLPVNPTQPSFVTGYNFGNARIHGAEILLQKNRTTDNGLTATLAGTYTDSKIHFGPAGNGKSIIDLINAQIAAYNALPTTTKHYALMDPNAYYSPSYVQSPPATSSYDVKWVWNLNLDERVNGWDFTPGFSYQSGNPYGDPLDFGGVPDPYTHTFDAFGSLKGPSWLTMNFGISHDLTSRTKASLLFTNLFTMVHNQGYPWEYPTNMQVIGYGSNPFYTLNAGISPAYIGESYYPYVPTAVSPYHQIIFSYSLKV, encoded by the coding sequence ATGGGTATCAAGGGCCTACTCCGCATCGCTGTCTTGGCGATCGTCGCAATGCTGGTCCAGGGAACTTGGGTTCTGGCCGGCACGACGGGCTCCATCAGCGGCACGGTAACGGACCAAAACGGCGCCCCCGTCGCGGGCGTCCGGATAACAGCGGCATCACCCTCGCAGAACGCAGGTGTGACCACCGATGCTAAAGGCTTCTACGCGGTCCTCAACCTCGCTCCCGACACGTACAACATCACCGCATCCAAGACGGGCTTCGACCCGTCGACGCTTGAGGGCGTCACGGTCACGGCCGATCAGAACACGAACGGCGATCTCAAAGTACACGCAACCACGGCCGTGCTCGGTCACGTCACTGCAACCGCACAGGCGGGTGCCGTGTCGAAAACGGTCACCGGCGATCTGTACGCCGTCAACGCGTCGAAGATCGCGGGCTATCAAGGCTCGTCGGGCGGCGCCGAGTCGCTTTACAGCCAAAACGCAGTCGTGGGTTCGCTGCCGGGCGTTGTGCGCGCGGTCGGAACCGGCGGCACGTACAACGGCCAAGGCACGCTGTCGCTTCGCGGCGGCGCATACGATCAAGTCGGCTTCGAGCTTGAGGGCATTCCGCTCAACCGCGGCTTCGACTTCTTCAACGGCACCGCGCTCGCGACCAACGGCCTTGCGAGCGTCGAGGTCTACACCGGCGGCGCGCCGGCCGATTCGGGGCGCGCGATGTCGGGCTTCATCAACGGCACGATCCAGCGCGGACGGTACCCGGGCGGTGCGGATTTCAGCGGCTCGTTCGGCGGTCAGGCATTCGCCCACGCCTTGCAGCTCGCGATGTACGGCGCCACACCCGACGGCCGCTTCAACTACTACGTCTCGACGCAGTCGAACGATCAGAGCTTTCTGTACGGCGACCGCGGCAACGAAGACAACTACCATTTCAACGTCGGCGCGAACGAAGTGAACTGCTCCAATGTCGTGGGCCGGTTCGGTTTCCAGACGACGGACCCGGCCGCTCCGCAGTTCTACAACTGCGGTGTGGCGCACAACTACAACGTGCCGATGGGCCAGTCGTTCTTCACGAACAACGCGCTTCCGTACAACCAAGCGCGCGACACCGCGGCGAACCTGCATTGGACATTCACCCACAACGGGCTGTCCGATGATTTCCAGGCGCTGGCGGTGATGGGCACCACCGGCGGTCCGTTCCCGTATTCGGGCTCGAACCTGGATCCGAACTTCTACGGCTTCGAGACCGGCGGCGGGTCGGATCCCGCAACCGGCCGTCTGCTGTGGCCGATCGGCAACCCGTGGAAGGGCGGACTCAATCAGCCGTACGATCCGGCCAAGCTCGGCGTCTACACATGGCCGACAGCGGGCGGATCGATCGGCGCCATTCCGGAAGGGTTTACCGACAGCCAGAGCACCCAATACAACATCGAGAAGTTGGGCTACACGCGGTCGTTGACGGACACATCGTTCGTGCGGCTGTTCGCGTACTCGCTCTACTCCGGTTGGGCCATTGACGAGCCCACCGAAGGGCTCAACGGCGGCACGTTCTACACGTTGCACGACAACGCGACGGGCGTCTCGCTCAACTATCAGAACCAGTTCAACAGCAAGAACCTCATCAAGTTCGACGCGGATTATTCCAAAGACCTGACGCTGCGCTACAACTACGCCAACTGGCTGGTCATGCAAGACCAGGGGCTGAGCGTGAATGCGGCGGGCGGCTACGTCGTTTGCGGCGACCTTGCGTCGAATAAACTGACGACGAATGCGCCAAACCATCAGGCGTGCGGCGATCCCGGTTACACGAATGTTGCGCAGATCAACGGGCCGTACGCCTACTGGTCGAGCACGACGCCGATCACAAGCGACGTCGTGTTGGCCGACAGCTACAAGCCGAGCGACAAGCTCAACTTCGACCTAGGCGTGCGCTACGACCAGTTCAAATTCGCGCTCATGCCGCTGCAGCTCACCGGCGCCGGCGGAATCGCCGAAGAGTCGCAGAACCGCTACGGTCTGTGCCTCAACGGATACGCCTACGCGGCCGGCGAGCCGTGCAACGGCTACTTGACGACGCTCGCGGGGACGCCCGGAACATCCGGCTTTAATCCGGCATTGCTACCGGGTGCGGCCAAGTGGCAGGACGTCAATGGCGACCTCATGTTCAATGAGTTCAGTCCGCGCTTCGGCGTGACGTATGCCGCTTCGCCGAGCGACGTTTTCCGTGCGTCGGTCGGTCGCTACGTCCAGCCGCCGAACTCGGCATTCGAAGAATACCGGGCGGCGCCGCAATTCGGCGTCGGCGAGACCGTCGCCGTGTTGAACCGGTTCTACAACGGCTTGGGCTTCCTCGCCGTCCACAACGTGCAGCCCGAGGACAGCACGAACTACGATTTCTCGTATGAGCACGACTTCGGGTCTGGGCTGTCGTTCAAGCTCACGCCGTATGCTCGCACAACGCGCGGTCAAGTGCTCAACTTGCCGGTTAATCCCACGCAGCCGTCATTTGTGACCGGCTACAACTTCGGCAACGCGCGCATTCACGGCGCCGAAATCCTGTTGCAAAAGAACAGGACCACAGACAATGGCCTCACGGCCACGCTTGCCGGCACGTATACGGACTCGAAGATCCACTTCGGGCCCGCAGGCAACGGCAAGTCGATCATCGACCTCATCAACGCGCAGATCGCTGCCTACAACGCACTGCCCACCACAACAAAGCACTACGCGCTGATGGATCCGAACGCATACTACTCGCCGTCGTACGTGCAATCACCGCCGGCGACGAGTTCCTACGACGTGAAGTGGGTATGGAATCTCAACTTGGACGAGCGCGTGAACGGTTGGGACTTCACGCCGGGCTTCTCGTATCAGTCCGGCAATCCGTACGGCGATCCGCTGGACTTCGGCGGCGTGCCCGATCCGTACACGCACACGTTCGACGCGTTCGGTTCGCTCAAAGGTCCGTCGTGGTTGACGATGAACTTCGGCATTTCGCACGACCTGACCAGCCGCACAAAAGCGTCGTTGCTGTTCACCAATCTGTTCACGATGGTGCACAACCAGGGTTATCCCTGGGAGTATCCGACGAACATGCAGGTGATCGGTTATGGATCGAATCCGTTCTACACGCTCAACGCGGGCATAAGCCCCGCCTACATCGGTGAGTCGTACTATCCGTACGTGCCCACCGCGGTCTCTCCGTACCACCAGATAATCTTCTCATATTCTCTAAAGGTATAA
- a CDS encoding TonB-dependent receptor — protein sequence MSKNSWVRIALLAVALLLFQGTWALAGTTGALNGSVTLQDGTPLAGVKVTASSPSESVSTITGSTGHFSFVSLTPDTYEVTGSKDGYDTIAQPGVSIFADNTQVVKLTMQASTKVLGHVTTTAASALVKAGTTSDVYSVSASQQAKVATLGGGGSLDAAYGAIAAVPGVVVPAGQMGWFQTIHIRGGDFDQVGYEFDGVPVLRSYDNYPTSTASALGQQELQVYTGAAPASSESQGLAGYINQVIRNGTYPGYGELSLGVGYPALYNKASLEIGGATPDRNFTYFVGVGGYHQSFRYFGNDNGASIQSMWGTPSNRLSPGDGCIVSQNPGQPVVYTPDAKNFESCYATHIGPGGISLASPVDSFNVSDVWDYENVINLHFGLPHKNDAGKDDIQLLYDNSYLHNTYYSSASDWGVTVPGIQQQLNGAPVFGYLSGPFQGLGTNGIGWQYLGKVGGVLPAGLSEDQLQPMVHSVNFAYNPNSAHGSPYFGNQLAAIDPNQRDGTANPNSIIKLQYQKNIGTSSYFRIYAYNNYSEWPQTCPNTGWTTFIGYCPLNYYVQTMTNGASASYASQINDKNLINVEVSDTFANDYRANDDTMISELVGLNRVTGADSFLYAVNANAPHSGVCYTSEGSPVSCYSGNAVNVGLANAATGAALPALPTTCGTGPCAWFAAENGRYGGGNQAKPTFLSASLTDQWKPTSQLLFNIGIRMDSFRYKLSDTGGAARDFWFNAFNNSYCVLPGGGHVPFYNGANDAGVGQLCPVQNGVQTVVAKMTNLPNDTTSYNEFEPRIGGTYTLNPNNVLRFSYGKYTQAPNTAYEQYNLLQQDLASYDANNFWPIGFTTTTHAIRPPTSNNYDFSWEHQSGDMSFKLTPFLRQTKDQIQNFFLDQKTGFVSGLNVGRQTSDGVEFELTKGDFNHNGLSGLLSATYTHSYIAYSPTQNGGSVLSTVNLAIQQYNSYTSACAGKSGTSDPHALCGTFGGANAIATEDSGIANPYFNAPARPLFDLNGNYVPFSTIPGAVEAASGSYETPFAATLVLNFKHDKWAISPQFQFFEGGYYGDPLTGYGVDPASCPQALAGGATITGDPRYKFGGTGAPFDALACTGRIPTPDPVTGNFDNLGAFRAPNQILMHMQFSYDVSPRVALTLNMANIIDQCSGGTTEPWTRFASNKVCGYTLPGYGAPLTFGSNFYNPGAKFQPMLQYPYQENPTQGVFNAGLGLKIKL from the coding sequence ATGTCGAAAAACAGTTGGGTTCGAATCGCCCTCTTGGCGGTGGCGTTGCTGCTCTTCCAGGGAACATGGGCACTGGCAGGCACAACTGGTGCGCTCAACGGTAGTGTGACGTTGCAGGACGGCACTCCGTTAGCGGGCGTAAAAGTTACAGCATCATCTCCGTCCGAGTCGGTATCAACGATCACCGGCAGTACAGGACACTTCTCATTCGTCTCGCTCACCCCGGACACGTATGAAGTCACGGGAAGCAAAGACGGATACGACACGATAGCACAACCTGGCGTCTCGATCTTCGCAGACAACACCCAGGTCGTGAAACTGACGATGCAAGCGTCGACCAAAGTCCTTGGACACGTCACCACCACTGCGGCGAGCGCGCTCGTCAAGGCTGGAACGACGTCAGACGTCTACTCGGTCAGCGCTTCTCAGCAAGCTAAAGTCGCAACGCTCGGCGGCGGCGGAAGTCTCGATGCCGCTTATGGCGCCATCGCTGCAGTTCCAGGCGTCGTGGTCCCAGCCGGACAAATGGGCTGGTTCCAAACCATCCACATCCGCGGCGGCGACTTCGACCAAGTCGGTTACGAGTTCGACGGTGTACCCGTTCTGCGCTCGTACGACAACTATCCGACGTCAACCGCCTCAGCTCTCGGCCAACAGGAACTGCAAGTCTACACGGGCGCAGCGCCTGCCAGCTCCGAGTCGCAAGGCTTGGCCGGCTACATCAACCAGGTCATCCGCAATGGCACGTATCCCGGCTATGGCGAGCTGAGCCTTGGCGTGGGGTACCCCGCGTTATACAACAAGGCCAGCCTCGAAATAGGCGGTGCCACACCGGATCGCAACTTCACGTACTTCGTGGGCGTTGGCGGCTACCATCAGTCGTTCCGTTACTTCGGCAACGACAATGGCGCCAGCATCCAGAGCATGTGGGGCACGCCGTCCAACCGGCTCTCGCCTGGTGATGGCTGCATCGTCTCGCAGAATCCTGGCCAACCGGTAGTCTACACGCCGGATGCCAAGAACTTCGAGTCGTGCTATGCGACGCACATCGGTCCTGGCGGCATCTCGCTTGCCTCGCCGGTGGACAGCTTCAACGTCTCAGACGTCTGGGATTATGAAAATGTCATCAACCTGCACTTCGGCCTGCCGCACAAGAACGATGCCGGCAAGGACGACATCCAACTGCTGTACGATAACTCGTACTTGCACAACACGTACTACAGCTCAGCGTCGGACTGGGGCGTCACCGTTCCCGGCATTCAACAGCAACTCAACGGCGCGCCGGTGTTCGGCTACTTGAGCGGTCCTTTTCAGGGACTCGGCACAAATGGCATCGGGTGGCAATACCTCGGCAAAGTCGGCGGGGTGCTTCCCGCAGGCTTGTCGGAAGATCAGCTCCAGCCGATGGTCCACTCCGTAAACTTCGCGTACAACCCCAACAGTGCACACGGGTCGCCGTATTTCGGCAACCAATTGGCTGCGATCGACCCCAACCAACGCGACGGTACGGCCAACCCCAACTCGATCATCAAGCTGCAGTACCAGAAGAACATCGGTACATCTTCGTACTTCAGAATCTACGCATACAACAACTATTCCGAGTGGCCGCAGACCTGCCCGAACACGGGCTGGACCACGTTCATCGGCTACTGCCCGCTCAACTACTACGTGCAGACCATGACCAACGGCGCCAGCGCGTCGTATGCGAGTCAGATCAACGACAAGAACCTCATCAACGTCGAAGTTAGCGATACGTTCGCAAACGATTACCGCGCCAACGACGATACGATGATCAGCGAATTGGTCGGTCTCAACCGTGTCACCGGAGCCGACTCGTTCCTGTACGCCGTGAACGCAAACGCACCGCATTCGGGCGTCTGCTACACGTCGGAAGGCTCACCCGTGAGTTGCTACAGCGGCAACGCTGTAAACGTCGGACTGGCGAATGCGGCGACAGGCGCCGCACTTCCGGCGTTGCCGACAACATGCGGCACCGGGCCATGTGCATGGTTCGCGGCTGAGAACGGACGTTACGGCGGCGGCAACCAAGCCAAGCCGACGTTCTTGTCCGCTTCGCTCACCGACCAATGGAAGCCCACATCGCAGCTGCTGTTCAACATCGGCATCCGCATGGATAGCTTCCGCTACAAACTCTCCGATACGGGCGGAGCGGCGCGCGACTTCTGGTTCAACGCGTTCAACAACTCGTATTGCGTCCTACCGGGCGGCGGTCACGTGCCGTTCTACAACGGTGCCAACGACGCCGGCGTGGGGCAACTATGTCCGGTTCAGAACGGCGTTCAGACGGTCGTCGCGAAGATGACGAATCTTCCGAACGACACCACATCGTACAACGAGTTCGAGCCGCGCATCGGCGGCACGTACACTCTTAACCCGAACAACGTGCTGCGCTTTAGCTACGGCAAGTACACGCAGGCGCCTAACACGGCCTACGAACAGTACAACCTGCTGCAGCAAGACCTCGCGTCGTACGATGCAAACAACTTCTGGCCGATCGGCTTCACCACCACCACGCACGCAATCCGGCCGCCGACATCGAACAACTACGACTTCTCGTGGGAGCACCAGTCCGGCGACATGAGCTTCAAGCTCACGCCGTTCTTGCGCCAGACGAAAGATCAGATCCAGAACTTCTTCCTCGACCAGAAGACGGGCTTTGTGTCCGGACTCAACGTGGGCCGCCAGACATCAGACGGCGTCGAGTTCGAACTGACGAAGGGCGACTTCAACCACAACGGGCTGTCCGGGTTGCTCTCGGCGACGTACACCCACAGCTACATCGCATACAGCCCGACGCAAAATGGCGGCAGCGTGCTCAGCACGGTGAACCTCGCCATCCAGCAGTACAACTCGTACACCAGCGCGTGCGCGGGCAAGTCGGGCACGTCCGATCCGCACGCGTTGTGCGGTACATTCGGCGGCGCAAACGCGATAGCCACCGAAGACAGCGGCATCGCCAACCCGTACTTCAACGCACCTGCTCGGCCGCTATTCGATCTGAACGGAAACTACGTGCCGTTCAGCACGATTCCGGGCGCCGTTGAAGCGGCTTCCGGTTCGTACGAAACGCCGTTTGCCGCGACGCTCGTGCTGAACTTCAAACACGACAAGTGGGCGATCTCGCCGCAGTTCCAGTTCTTTGAGGGCGGTTACTACGGCGACCCGCTGACCGGCTACGGCGTTGATCCGGCGAGCTGCCCGCAGGCACTTGCTGGCGGAGCGACCATAACCGGCGATCCGCGCTACAAGTTCGGCGGCACGGGCGCTCCGTTCGATGCACTCGCGTGCACCGGCCGGATTCCGACACCGGATCCGGTGACCGGCAACTTCGACAACCTCGGTGCTTTCAGAGCGCCGAACCAGATCCTGATGCACATGCAGTTCTCGTACGATGTCAGCCCGCGGGTTGCGCTCACGCTCAACATGGCGAACATCATCGATCAGTGCTCCGGCGGAACAACGGAACCGTGGACACGATTCGCAAGCAACAAGGTCTGCGGCTACACGTTGCCTGGTTACGGCGCACCGCTCACATTCGGTTCGAACTTCTACAACCCAGGGGCGAAGTTCCAACCGATGCTGCAGTACCCGTATCAGGAGAACCCGACCCAAGGAGTGTTCAACGCGGGCTTGGGCTTGAAGATCAAACTCTGA